The Brassica rapa cultivar Chiifu-401-42 chromosome A10, CAAS_Brap_v3.01, whole genome shotgun sequence genome segment gatggaacAAGTACAGATAATCTTTTGGTTGCTTTGCTTTGTGTAAGAAATGGGCTCTGACCACCTCTTTAACTGCAACCACGACACCGATGACTGTGTTTTATCTTTTTCTCTTTCATTATTTTATCTTATCGCAGAAACAAGTAACTATAtattagtattattttatattttcgtaaTGCATCGATATTAACATGCATATATTCGTTATCGATCCATGTGGATGTACCGTAGGGACTAGGGATATAGATGGGCACTTTGATTTAGTCCTATCAACTAAGAGCAGGATTAACGCAAGCAAGAGAAAACTGagttcttattttttattttatattttttttttgtctaatttaaaaaaaaaaaattaaagataaaccAAACGCGGATCGCCACGTTTCAGTGGAGTCCGCGAAAAGTACAGAAACTTTACCACACTCGCCTCTTGCAGAAGAGGAAGAAAGTGtggattttcattttttggtgAGCCCCATAACTCTTAAAACTCTTTAAAACCCTGCGTTAATGCTGCTCTAAAACCACGTcaaattacttttatttttgtatcaTTCAGTTAAAATCCTAATTATAGACACAGTAACATTATCAATTGATGGTTGTCAGTTTTAGTAAAGATTCTACAACTTTTGGATCAAGATCAATTTACCATATAAAAAGACACGAAACTTGAGTACATgagaaaaatatagagaaaatacAAGGTTAGATATCATGTCATCACATGTTGTTTACTCAAGATGATGTACAACATATCATCTGAAGGATTATATGTTAACTACTTGAAACTGACAGCCAAGCATCAAAGTATTTGCTTGACCAAGCTCGTGCTGTCACGTGCGTGGAGCCAGGTATCGAGACATAAGGTGGACCACCGTGGTCGTTCCCTAGAACCCAACCaacatgttttgttttttactcAATACAAACGCATCTGGTCAAAGTCAAACCTCTCTCTCTTTGGGCTCTAGTTTAAAAATCAAACAGGCCTATATAGGAGTAAAGGGCGTAAGGCCCAAAGTTAAATGAAAGATTAATATCTAAAACTCAAATGGGTCATTTAATCGGCCCATACATGCCTGGGGGGTACAAGCTTTATAATCTCAGCGTCTCCCCAACTTGGCTTCAAACCCTAGCGAAATTCACTTGAGCCGCTCTCCGAAAGCATTTTCGATCCCAGTCTAAGGTACTTTCGATGCTTCTCCATTTCTATTTTATTAGTCCTGGAACCTCTCACTGTTAGATTGTATCTACATATATTTAAAGTCTTAATTTGTGTATTCCGAGTATTGATATTTATTGATAAATAGGTGATTAATTGGCTGTTGTTCTTACATGgttttcagaaagaaaaaagaatgtcGACGGTCGGAGAGCTTGCTTGCAGCTACGCTGTTATGATCCTCGAGGACGAGGGTATTTCTATCACGGTTGgtgttttttgttatttatctGATTATCCATTTACTTAATATTCGGTTCTtacctagtttttttttaagacaTTGAGTTTAAGTAGTAGGAGTTATGTCTGTTCGCTTTATAATTGAAAGCTTAGTTAAAATTGTTTTAGTTTAATCTCTCTAAACCTTAATATGAATGTTGTTAGGCCGACAAGATCGCTACGTTGATCAAATCCGCTGGTGTTAGTTGCGAGTCATACTGGCCAATGCTATTCGCCAAAATGGCAGAGAAGCGTAACGTTACTGACCTCATCATGAACGTTGGTGCTGGTGGCGGAGGTGGTGCCCCAGTTTCAGCTGCTGCCCCTGCTGCCGGTGGTGGTGCTGCAGCTGCTGCACCTGCCgctgaggagaagaagaaggttgGAGAAATACCaattaataaaaatactttGTTTTGCTTAGTTCAACTTTGTTTCTAAACATGTTTTGGTAAAATCTATTGTGGATGCAGGAAGAAGTGGCAGAAGAGAGTGACGGTGATTTGGGTTTCGGCTTGTTTGACTAAGCAAGAAGCAATTgctttgttttttcttgttcGTAGTTGGTTGTTTTATCGAATTGAGACGACATGTTTTGTTTAGTTGCTACTTCGTTTCCTCAAGTTTTGGTTGTTTTCTTGAATCACCTGTTAGTGTATCTCAAGTCTACCGAGCAAAACCATCGGGAGTTTGacattttctttatatttccTTCTTTGATAACTAATATTGGTGTGAGATTTAAAAATCATGAATCACAAGAAAAGATTATCCAATCGCAAGAAATTGGCtgaataaatataaatgtagagaaataaaaaattgttgaGAGACCTGTAAATGAGTAACTGGGCTTTACAATAGTAGTTTTTGTCGGTGAACCCGGTCCATTAAGTGTGTTAATGAGGAGAGGGAGAGTGGAGCAAACGCgcttctatttgggtttatggATTGAAACAACATACTTCTGTCTCTTGTTAGTTGTTACACTTCCAACTCATCCTCTTCCTGTCTTCCTCGTTTtctccgcctctctctctctccttcagtTTATTTTACTCAGTCCCTTTGAATCTCATTGGTCTCAACTATATCGAAATGGCTACGTCTTTCTCCGCCACACTTCCTCTCCATGGATCTCAAGAGAATCGTCTCTTACTCCCCCCGATCCGATtggctcctcctccttcttcttTCCTCGGATCCACCCGCTCTCTCACCATTCCTTCTTCTCGAAGACTCTACCACGCTCACGCATCTCGTCGATCTCCCGTCGTTGGCGTCCAGGAAGTTGTCAAAGAGAAGAAAGTCACCAACAGCCTGGTATGCATTGTCCAAACTCACTGATACTTATTATTAGCATCATGATCCTTAAGAAATACTATAATCATCGAGAGAGTTAGTTCTTTAGTATTATAACTATGAGATTATTTAAATTTCTATATATGCTTTTGATTGAGAAATTGGAGTTATCTAGATTGTaagatttttatttgatttgttttgaaattagttAATAACCAAAGAGGAAGGATTAGTGTTGTATGAAGACATGATACTCGGTAGATCTTTCGAGGACATGTGTGCTCAAATGTACTACAGAGGCAAGATGTTCGGTTTTGTCCACTTGTACAACGGCCAAGAAGCCGTCTCAACCGGCTTCATCAAGCTCCTCACGCAGTCCGACTCAGTCGTCAGCACGTACCGTGACCACGTCCACGCCCTCAGCAAAGGCGTCTCCGCTCGCGCCGTCATGAGCGAGCTCTTCGGGAAAGTCACGGGATGCTGCAGAGGCCAAGGTGGGTCCATGCACATGTTCTCTAAAGAACACAACATGCTCGGTGGGTTCGCCTTCATCGGCGAAGGCATCCCTGTGGCCACCGGTGCTGCGTTCACCTCAAAGTACAAGAGAGAGGTCTTGAAACAGGACTGCGATGACGTCACTGTTGCGTTTTTCGGAGACGGGACTTGTAACAACGGGCAGTTCTACGAGTGTCTCAACATGGCTGCGCTTTATAAGTTGCCTATTATCTTCGTCGTTGAGAATAACTTGTGGGCTATTGGGATGTCTCACTTGAGGTCGACTTCTGATCCTGAGATTTGGAAGAAAGGACCTGCGTTTGGGATGCCAGGTGTCCATGTTGACGGTATGGATGTGTTGAAGGTGAGGGAAGTGGCTAAAGAGGCGGTGACGAGAGCTAGAAGAGGAGAAGGTCCGACGTTGGTGGAATGTGAGACTTATAGGTTCAGAGGACACTCCTTGGCTGATCCTGATGAGCTCCGTGACGCTGGTATGTATTGAAACTAACCTTTTTTTATTATGAATCtttcattaattttaatttattttggcaGCTGAGAAAGCCAAGTACGCTGCTAGAGATCCGATCACGGCACTGAAGAAGTATTTGGTAGAGAACAAGCTAGCGAATGAAGGGGAGCTTAAGACGATAGAGAAGAAGATAGACGAGTTGGTGGAGGAAGCGGTTGAGTTTGCAGACGCGAGTCCGCAGCCAGGTCGGAGTCAGTTGCTAGAGAATGTGTTTGCTGATCCCAAAGGGTTTGGGATAGGACCTGATGGACGTTACAGATGTGAGGATCCCAAGTTTACCGAAGGCACTGCTCAAGTCTGAAGAAAAAAACTAGTTAACCTGTGTTCTGTTCTGTCTTTGGCTtctgtttaatgttttttttatgtatCATTAAGTTAAAATGCTACAGAAAACACAGTTTGGATCGTTTGAATTTCTTTGCTTTTTGTTGGATAATGCTAaatttacaacaacaaaaaattgtTCTTCCAACATTCTAAATAACAAAACAGCTAAACCAAAGAGAGGGTTTCATATGACCCGACCCGGTTTATCCTCttaataatttctatatttcttatatttatttatttttagctttCCTCACAAATTATTTACTTATCTTGGTTCGATGATAATGGCAGCCTCCTGCTTCGCAACTcccttatcttcttcttcttctcgatcATCCTCCAATGCCATCCCAAAATGCAAAACTCTAATCCCTTCTTGCTCTTACCTGAAAGCTTCTACCACCTCTTTCCACCTCTCTTTTCTGTCTCGCCACTGTGTAGCTCAACGACTACAAATCAaggtctcttcttcttcagaatTATCAGTTCtagaggaagagaaagtagtagtagaagaagaagaagtcgaaGTTGATGGAGAGACAGGTGAAGAAACCGAAGCTGAGCCAGTGGTGATGAAGAAACCGAGACCTTGCGAGCTATACGTATGTAatatcccaagaagctatgacaTTGCTCAGCTTCTCGAAATGTTTCAGCCTTTCGGAACTGTCATCTCCGTCGAGGTAAGAAGAATAAATCTAACTTCTTCTTATCCTCCTCACACGTGTCTCTTTGTGAGTGTGAGTTGGTTGAAATGATGATGCAGGTATCTCGAAATCCACAGACTGGGGAGAGCCGTGGAAGTGGATTTGTCACGATGGGTTCTATCAACTCTGCCAAAAACGCCATCGCTTCTCTTGATATGAAGGAAGTAGGTGGTCGGGAGATGCGGGTAAGGTACTCTGTTGAGATGAATCCAGGAGCCAGGAGAAACTCAGCAGCCTTGAACTCAACGCCGAAGAAGATTCTCATGTACGAAAGCCAGTACAAGGTTTACGTCGGAAACCTCCCTTGGTCAACGCAGCCCGATGATTTGAGAGACCATTTCAGCAGTTTTGGGACAGTCGTGAGCGCGAGAGTGTTGCACGACCGCAAGACTGGGAAAAACAGAGTCTTTGCCTTTCTTTCGTTTGCAAGCCTTGAAGAACGTGATGCGGCTCTGTCACTCAATGGAACagtaagaaagaaagaaacaacgCACTTGTGCTTAACTCCTTTTTACTTATTAACTCAaaaactctcttctcttttGCAGGAATATGAAGGCCGCAAAATCATAGTCAGAGAAGGTATCGAGAGGACCGAGTCTTAAACCATTTTTCATCGTTCCAtctgtttttgaagtttcttgtTACTCTTTAGTGTAATTTTCCAAACCGATCCTGGCATCTCATTATGTATGATTTTCTTCTCCGACTCATCTACTTTTACAAATCAAGTGTAATCGTCAGTCAATCTCCACAGGCGTCTAGATGCACTACTTCCTAATTCTTGATGTCCATCGCaatttttacaaatataaaGTTCGTAATGAAACGTTGTATGTATGTGCTGTAATGGGATCCCAATACAAGTCTGGAATTTCATTCATTTTCCGTTAAAGATAATAAGAGCTTAGAGAATATTACCGGCAAGAGACATGACGAGGGATAATATGAACGCTAATTGCATAATGTGAAAATTGCATAATGTGACTGAAAACTAATCAAACAAGTTTCCTGTCAATTGATCGTTAGAATAATATGTAAACGTTGACCTTTCAGTAGCGAGTAGGTATGCCTCTAAACATGCATTGTTTTGGATATTCAAATTTGCTATACAGAAGAAAACTTTAACATTCTCTGTGTTCTTTTTCAACACCCAAGTAAACTCAAGGTACCAAGTATTTCTCTGGAAAGTAGCGGCTTTATCCTACTTCAATTGCCTCCAGTGCCAAGTTGCAACTCCTGTCTCACCTTCTTCAGCTGTGACACAAAACTTTATTAATATCATCCTAAAGTGAAATGCAAGAAAGTACATTTAAAACTTTGGTATTGAGACTTACCACAGCCTTTATTTGATTCCTGGCAGTAGCAGTTCCTCCAGTGACACAATCATCATGGTAAGGGCTACGGATACGCACTTTTCCCGATACCAGAATGTCTTTGTTTACCCACTGTACAGGAAGCCTGGAATGGAGCAGCACATACCATTATTCAATTAGAAAAAAAGTAAATGTTTCCGGTTTCGTTGCGTCAGCCCTGACGCGTTCATTAACTGACATAAGACAATATCAGGATACACCCTACAACCATCTTCCACGAGAGGTTCTTAATTGGCAAACGAAGAAAAGCTCAGTGTAAACAACATAAGTAGCCTACAAACAGCTCGAAACTAATTGTCAAACTCACACAATTAGCAAAAACTAGCTGAGTAACTTCTTTGACAAGTCTACTCGAACATTATAGCATATTTCTTTCAGCAATGTCATAAAAATCAGCTCAGCATAAATATCTACAGTAACAAAAAATGAGGTTTGATGCTAATTTACAGGCATTTTCACAGCAGCAAATGCATAATCCGAAAAAGAATGCAACCTCTGCAAACCAAGAGCAATACTGAATCAAGATTCAAACATACTTCTCACACAATAACACAATATCTAATTTCAAGAACAATCCCAATGATTCACAGTTTGCTGTTTAACAATCATATCATAAATCAATCTTTAACGGTATCTTCTTAACATAAGAAAATAACCTAAACCACACGCACACAAAAAGATccgaagaagaagcaaaagatcCTTACGTCTTAGACAAATCGTTGAAGATCTTCTGCGCCTCTGCGGTAACACCAACACCAATGCTCTTGATTTCCCTGCGTAGTACACGTTCCCTGTGTacaaagaacaacaacaacgtcagatcaataaaaattatatataatagttaAGATGAATTTTCCTTTTCTTAAGATTTAAGAGACGTACTCTCTAGCCCACTGCAAAACGCCTTTTATACTGTCGTGTAAAGAGTCCATTAATAGAGTTACGTCAGTGGGGTTACGTGTCATGCACTTATGAAAGAGTGTACCGAGACTTTCTGAAGTACCGCCACTAAGCGGATGGGTTAACAGGTGTCCAATGTCTTTGGGGACATTACCCCCTAAAACACCTAGTTTCAACACCATGTGTTGAACTCTGAAGACAAACACAGCTCTACCTCCCAGTTCTATACCATTTGTTCTCAAAATCTCCAAATCTTTGTCCACGTCCAAAGTCTTCACATACTCGACCATCTCAGTCAAGTACGGGATCTCTGCCATCTCCCATACAGTCCAATCAAGCCTGTAACGATCAAactaaaaaaccaaaaaaattggaAATGTAAATTAGCAGTCTCCACTTGTCACAAAATAAGCTAAGCTTCAAAAGAAGGAATGAATTGAAAGCAGGGGAGTAAGTAGGGGACACCATTATCATGTTTCCTTATTGTATTTGCAAACATTAAaccattttttcctttttatataaagaaaacCATTTTCTTGGCTTCAACATAATTTGCATGATTCTCATAACAGCAAATAATATCTATTTCTCGAatataagtaataaaatataatggaAAACGATTCAAGATCTGAAATTACCTCTGTGGGAAAGCACTCTCCATGGTCAATAGGAATCAACTTGCCTTCTTTGTTAAGTATGTTGTCCTGGTTTCTGTCCGTGTTGCCATATCGGATATCCAGAAGTGTCATCTTTTGGAAATCTTGGATACTGAAAATAGCATCACTCCTCTCACCATGAACATACCACTTCTTGTTTGGAATGAATTGCTGTAATGATCCTTTTGCCCATCTTTTCTCTCTGTCCCCTTTGAAGTCCATACAACGAACCATTGTTGTTGGAGGGACACCTCCGAATCCATCTTCTTCACTATCCTTGGGGAAATCCAACAAATATGCAGCCACCTCTCTGTTGGCCTTTTCTCCTTTCCTCGAACaaccatcttcttcctcttccggTTTGAAGACTGCAACCTTCCTCATTTTCTCGTCCATGAGGAAGTAAGCTCCATTAGTTGCACGAGAAATCTTTTGGGCAAAAATCTTTTTCTTCAAGGCCATGTTGGCAGCTACAATGATATCTCGTGCTCTCATAACTGGAACGGGGAGAATCTCCACAACCAAATCTTGCTCGATAGGGTACCTAAACCAACAACACCATGCAAACATTATTTGGATTTAAAAATAGCAAAATGAGATAGTAATATATTGAGAAATGTTACCATTTTAAGAGGAAGAAGTGTGAGTCGACAGACAAAAATATGGAAGGAATGAACGATGGAAGTAAACTAGTGGTATTTAAAGATAAATGACCTCAACCACTATCTTAATTGCCAAACGAAGAAAGCTCAGTGTAGACAACATAGTAGCCTATAACTTTCTCGAAACTAATTATCAAACTCACGCAACGGTAGCAAAAACTAGCTGACTAACTTCTTTGAAAACACTACTCGAACATAAGAATCTacacttaacaaaaaaaaaaaaaaaaagaagattcaaAGAACAAAAGATCCTTACGTCTTAGAGAAAGCGTCAAAGCTCTTCGGCGCCTCGGCTGCAACACCAACACCAATGCTCTCGATTTTCCTGCGTAATACACGTTTCCTCGTAAAGCTcaatttaattaaatcaaaacacAAAGTGAAGAATTGGACTAAATCATAAAAGAGGTAATGATGCTGATTTACAAGGCATTTTCACAGCAAGTAAAAGCATAGTCCCAAACAGAATGCAACTTCAGCAAACGAACGCTAATACAAAACAAACGCTAATACTGAATCAAGATTCAAACATACTTATCCCACAATAACACAAATATCTAATTCCAAGAACAATCCCAATGATTCACAGTTTGCTGTTTAACAATCAAATCATAATCAATCTTTAATGTTATCTTCTTAACACAAAAACTAACCTAAACCAccacaaaagaaaaagattaaaaaGATCCTTACGTCTTAGACAAATCGTTGAAGACCTTCTGCGCCTCTGCGGTAACACCAACACCAATGCTCTCGATTTCCCTGCGTGATCTCGTAA includes the following:
- the LOC103844622 gene encoding pyruvate dehydrogenase E1 component subunit alpha-3, chloroplastic, producing MATSFSATLPLHGSQENRLLLPPIRLAPPPSSFLGSTRSLTIPSSRRLYHAHASRRSPVVGVQEVVKEKKVTNSLLITKEEGLVLYEDMILGRSFEDMCAQMYYRGKMFGFVHLYNGQEAVSTGFIKLLTQSDSVVSTYRDHVHALSKGVSARAVMSELFGKVTGCCRGQGGSMHMFSKEHNMLGGFAFIGEGIPVATGAAFTSKYKREVLKQDCDDVTVAFFGDGTCNNGQFYECLNMAALYKLPIIFVVENNLWAIGMSHLRSTSDPEIWKKGPAFGMPGVHVDGMDVLKVREVAKEAVTRARRGEGPTLVECETYRFRGHSLADPDELRDAAEKAKYAARDPITALKKYLVENKLANEGELKTIEKKIDELVEEAVEFADASPQPGRSQLLENVFADPKGFGIGPDGRYRCEDPKFTEGTAQV
- the LOC103844620 gene encoding 28 kDa ribonucleoprotein, chloroplastic translates to MIMAASCFATPLSSSSSRSSSNAIPKCKTLIPSCSYLKASTTSFHLSFLSRHCVAQRLQIKVSSSSELSVLEEEKVVVEEEEVEVDGETGEETEAEPVVMKKPRPCELYVCNIPRSYDIAQLLEMFQPFGTVISVEVSRNPQTGESRGSGFVTMGSINSAKNAIASLDMKEVGGREMRVRYSVEMNPGARRNSAALNSTPKKILMYESQYKVYVGNLPWSTQPDDLRDHFSSFGTVVSARVLHDRKTGKNRVFAFLSFASLEERDAALSLNGTEYEGRKIIVREGIERTES
- the LOC103844623 gene encoding 60S acidic ribosomal protein P1-3 codes for the protein MSTVGELACSYAVMILEDEGISITADKIATLIKSAGVSCESYWPMLFAKMAEKRNVTDLIMNVGAGGGGGAPVSAAAPAAGGGAAAAAPAAEEKKKEEVAEESDGDLGFGLFD
- the LOC103844621 gene encoding uncharacterized protein LOC103844621, coding for MSPANATEIEIAGGEEGDKFEVGKIYDVKLTTGIEFKGIVLAYDPDPHLVIFQERTIPETGDSMNTRMVNENFISTLTYIGKCKDPLASKERWIDLSGLEEKEAIAIREIESIGVGVTAEAQKVFNDLSKTKIESIGVGVAAEAPKSFDAFSKTYPIEQDLVVEILPVPVMRARDIIVAANMALKKKIFAQKISRATNGAYFLMDEKMRKVAVFKPEEEEDGCSRKGEKANREVAAYLLDFPKDSEEDGFGGVPPTTMVRCMDFKGDREKRWAKGSLQQFIPNKKWYVHGERSDAIFSIQDFQKMTLLDIRYGNTDRNQDNILNKEGKLIPIDHGECFPTEFDRYRLDWTVWEMAEIPYLTEMVEYVKTLDVDKDLEILRTNGIELGGRAVFVFRVQHMVLKLGVLGGNVPKDIGHLLTHPLSGGTSESLGTLFHKCMTRNPTDVTLLMDSLHDSIKGVLQWAREERVLRREIKSIGVGVTAEAQKIFNDLSKTLPVQWVNKDILVSGKVRIRSPYHDDCVTGGTATARNQIKAVLKKVRQELQLGTGGN